The Pantoea sp. At-9b genome includes a window with the following:
- the trmL gene encoding tRNA (uridine(34)/cytosine(34)/5-carboxymethylaminomethyluridine(34)-2'-O)-methyltransferase TrmL produces MLNIVLFEPEIPPNTGNIIRLCANTGFQLHLIHPLGFGWDDKRLRRAGLDYHEFTAIKHHDNYAAFVAAEAPQRLFALTTKGTPAHSAVRYQAGDYLVFGPESRGLPADILNALPPEQKIRIPMMPESRSMNLSNAVSVVVYEAWRQLDYAGALIKS; encoded by the coding sequence ATGCTAAACATCGTTTTATTTGAACCTGAAATCCCGCCTAACACCGGCAATATCATCCGTCTCTGCGCCAATACTGGTTTTCAGCTGCACCTGATTCACCCGCTTGGATTTGGCTGGGATGATAAGCGTCTGCGCCGTGCCGGGCTGGATTACCACGAATTCACCGCTATCAAGCATCATGACAATTACGCCGCGTTTGTCGCAGCAGAAGCACCACAGCGGTTATTTGCACTCACCACAAAAGGCACCCCGGCACACAGCGCCGTCCGCTATCAGGCAGGGGATTATCTGGTGTTTGGGCCGGAGAGCCGTGGCTTACCCGCTGACATACTCAACGCGCTGCCGCCGGAGCAAAAGATCCGCATCCCGATGATGCCGGAAAGCCGCAGCATGAACCTGTCGAATGCCGTGTCAGTGGTGGTATACGAAGCGTGGCGCCAGTTGGATTATGCTGGCGCGCTGATCAAGAGCTAG
- the cysE gene encoding serine O-acetyltransferase, which produces MSSEELELVWNNIKAEARALADCEPMLASFFHATLLKHENLGSALSYMLANKLANPIMPAIAIREVVEEAYREDPSMIVSAAYDIQAVRQRDPAVDKYSTPLLYLKGFHALQAYRIGHWLWKEGRRALAVYLQNEISVSFAVDIHPAARIGHGIMLDHATGIVIGETAVVENDVSILQNVTLGGTGKTSGDRHPKIREGVMIGAGSKILGNIEVGRGAKIGAGSVVLQSVPPHTTAAGVPARIVGKPASDKPSMDMDQHFNGSPGFEYGDGI; this is translated from the coding sequence ATGTCGTCTGAAGAGTTAGAACTGGTCTGGAACAACATCAAAGCGGAAGCCAGGGCGCTGGCCGATTGTGAACCCATGCTGGCCAGTTTTTTCCATGCGACTTTGCTCAAGCACGAAAACCTCGGCAGTGCACTCAGCTACATGCTGGCAAACAAGCTGGCTAACCCGATTATGCCTGCTATCGCCATTCGCGAAGTGGTCGAGGAAGCTTACCGCGAAGACCCTTCGATGATCGTGTCGGCGGCCTACGATATCCAGGCCGTGCGTCAACGTGACCCGGCAGTCGACAAATATTCTACGCCGTTGCTGTACCTGAAAGGTTTTCACGCCCTCCAGGCCTATCGTATTGGCCATTGGTTGTGGAAGGAAGGCCGCCGTGCGCTGGCCGTCTATCTACAAAATGAAATCTCAGTCTCCTTTGCCGTCGATATTCACCCGGCAGCGCGCATTGGCCATGGCATTATGCTCGACCACGCTACCGGCATCGTTATCGGTGAAACTGCGGTGGTGGAGAATGATGTCTCCATCCTGCAAAACGTCACGCTGGGTGGTACCGGCAAAACCAGTGGCGATCGTCATCCGAAGATTCGTGAAGGGGTGATGATTGGTGCGGGTTCTAAAATTCTTGGCAATATTGAAGTGGGTCGCGGTGCCAAAATTGGCGCGGGGTCTGTCGTGCTCCAGTCGGTACCGCCACATACCACCGCAGCAGGCGTACCGGCACGTATTGTCGGTAAACCTGCCAGCGATAAGCCTTCGATGGATATGGATCAACACTTCAATGGCTCGCCGGGTTTTGAATACGGCGACGGCATCTAG
- the cpxP gene encoding cell-envelope stress modulator CpxP — protein MRNLTAVVIASAMVLSHVSAGAAETTTIDEMHQNGGLTTGSMTQNPQSHMFDGIELTEHQRQQMRDLMQQARLERPAVSFQDIETMHDLVIADKFNESAIRLQAEKIAQAQVEQNIVMARVRNQMYHLLTPAQQATVQKNYERRLDEMRRLSELQPSSPLQAVSSTSSNQ, from the coding sequence ATGCGCAACTTAACCGCCGTCGTCATTGCCTCAGCGATGGTTCTCAGTCACGTCAGCGCAGGAGCTGCAGAGACGACGACGATTGACGAGATGCATCAAAATGGCGGATTGACGACAGGCAGTATGACGCAAAATCCGCAAAGCCACATGTTTGATGGCATTGAATTAACTGAGCATCAACGGCAACAAATGCGAGACCTGATGCAACAAGCGCGACTCGAACGTCCCGCTGTCAGTTTTCAGGATATAGAAACTATGCATGACCTTGTCATTGCAGACAAATTTAACGAATCGGCCATCCGCCTGCAGGCAGAAAAAATTGCGCAGGCCCAGGTGGAACAGAACATCGTGATGGCCCGGGTTCGTAACCAGATGTACCACCTGCTAACGCCTGCCCAGCAAGCGACAGTGCAGAAGAATTATGAGCGACGTCTTGATGAAATGCGTCGGCTCTCAGAATTGCAGCCATCATCACCGCTGCAAGCAGTGAGTAGTACCAGCAGTAACCAGTAA
- the gpsA gene encoding NAD(P)H-dependent glycerol-3-phosphate dehydrogenase, whose amino-acid sequence MTTRNASISVIGAGSYGTALAITLARNGHPVLLWGHNPSSVAQLQSDRCNTAFLPDVPFPDNLAPEADLAEVVNASRDLLVVVPSHVFGDVLMQLKPHLQADSRIVWATKGLEKETGRLLQDVAREILGADIPLAVISGPTFAKELAAGLPTAIALAATDAQFADDLQQKLHCGKSFRVYNNPDFIGVQLGGAVKNVIAIGAGISDGIGFGANARTALITRGLAEMSRLGAALGADPTTFMGMAGLGDLVLTCTDNQSRNRRFGMMLGQGENVEEAQSIIGQVVEGYRNTKEVRALAARVGVEMPITEQIYQVLYCEKSAREAALSLLGRARKDENSQS is encoded by the coding sequence ATGACTACACGCAACGCTTCAATTAGCGTCATCGGTGCCGGCTCGTACGGCACCGCACTCGCCATCACGCTGGCGCGCAATGGCCACCCGGTTTTGCTCTGGGGCCATAACCCTTCAAGTGTCGCGCAACTGCAATCCGACCGCTGCAACACCGCTTTTCTGCCCGATGTACCCTTCCCTGACAATCTCGCTCCTGAAGCGGACTTAGCTGAGGTGGTTAACGCCAGCCGCGACCTGTTGGTGGTTGTGCCGAGCCATGTCTTTGGTGACGTGCTGATGCAACTCAAGCCGCATTTGCAGGCAGACTCACGTATTGTCTGGGCGACGAAAGGGCTGGAGAAAGAAACCGGGCGTCTGTTGCAGGATGTGGCGCGTGAAATCCTCGGTGCTGACATTCCGTTGGCGGTGATCTCAGGACCAACCTTTGCCAAAGAACTGGCAGCAGGTTTACCAACAGCCATCGCGCTGGCGGCGACGGATGCACAATTTGCCGACGATTTGCAGCAAAAGTTGCACTGTGGAAAAAGTTTCCGCGTGTATAACAACCCCGATTTTATTGGCGTGCAGTTGGGTGGCGCAGTCAAAAACGTGATTGCGATTGGTGCCGGGATCTCTGATGGCATCGGTTTTGGTGCTAATGCCCGCACGGCATTGATTACCCGTGGCCTGGCGGAGATGAGCCGACTGGGTGCTGCGCTCGGGGCTGACCCGACCACATTCATGGGAATGGCAGGTCTTGGCGACCTGGTGTTGACCTGTACCGATAATCAGTCACGTAACCGTCGTTTCGGCATGATGCTGGGGCAGGGCGAGAACGTGGAAGAGGCGCAAAGCATTATCGGACAAGTTGTAGAAGGCTACAGAAACACAAAAGAAGTCAGAGCATTAGCTGCGCGTGTTGGCGTTGAGATGCCAATAACTGAGCAGATTTATCAGGTATTATATTGCGAAAAATCAGCGCGAGAGGCAGCATTGAGTTTACTCGGTCGTGCAAGGAAGGACGAAAACAGCCAAAGCTGA
- the cpxR gene encoding envelope stress response regulator transcription factor CpxR, which translates to MNKILLVDDDRELTSLLKELLEMEGFEVMVASDGEQALNLLDNTVDLLLLDVMMPKKNGIDTLKELRQQHQTPVIMLTARGSELDRVLGLELGADDYLPKPFNDRELVARIRAILRRSNWSEQQQQHDNSSPTLEVDCLRLNPGRQEASFDNETLDLTGTEFTLLYLLAQHLGQVVSREHLSQEVLGKRLTPFDRAIDMHISNLRRKLPERRDGHPWFKTLRGRGYLMVSAS; encoded by the coding sequence ATGAATAAGATCCTGTTGGTTGATGATGACCGCGAATTAACTTCGCTGCTTAAAGAACTGCTTGAGATGGAAGGTTTTGAGGTAATGGTTGCCAGCGATGGCGAGCAGGCACTCAACCTTCTCGATAACACCGTTGACCTGCTGTTGCTTGATGTCATGATGCCGAAAAAGAACGGTATCGATACGCTGAAAGAGCTGCGTCAGCAGCACCAGACCCCGGTGATTATGCTGACTGCGCGTGGTAGTGAACTGGATCGCGTCCTCGGCCTCGAATTAGGCGCGGATGACTATCTGCCCAAACCGTTTAACGACCGTGAGTTAGTCGCACGTATCCGTGCCATTCTGCGTCGTTCCAACTGGAGTGAACAGCAACAGCAGCACGATAACAGCTCGCCAACGCTGGAAGTGGATTGTCTGCGCCTGAACCCAGGCCGCCAGGAAGCCAGTTTCGATAATGAAACGCTGGATCTCACCGGCACCGAGTTCACCCTGCTGTATCTGCTGGCGCAGCACCTTGGCCAGGTGGTCTCGCGCGAACATCTCAGCCAGGAAGTACTGGGCAAACGCCTGACACCGTTTGACCGAGCCATTGATATGCATATTTCTAACCTGCGTCGCAAATTACCGGAACGTCGTGATGGTCATCCGTGGTTTAAAACTCTGCGCGGACGTGGCTACCTGATGGTTTCGGCATCATGA
- the secB gene encoding protein-export chaperone SecB translates to MSEHSTNEMQFQIQRVYTKDVSFEAPNAPQVFQKEWEPEVKLDLDTASSQLADEVYEVVLRVTVTASVGEETAFLCEVQQAGIFTISGIEGTQMAHCLGAYCPNILFPYARECITSLVSRGTFPQLNLAPVNFDALFMNYLQQQQGEGDAPHQDA, encoded by the coding sequence ATGTCAGAACATAGCACCAACGAAATGCAGTTCCAGATTCAACGTGTTTACACCAAAGACGTCTCTTTCGAAGCGCCAAACGCGCCGCAAGTTTTCCAGAAAGAGTGGGAACCGGAAGTGAAGCTGGATCTGGACACGGCGTCCTCTCAGCTGGCTGATGAAGTCTATGAAGTGGTGCTGCGTGTGACCGTAACCGCCAGCGTCGGTGAAGAAACTGCGTTCCTGTGCGAAGTCCAGCAGGCAGGTATTTTCACCATCAGCGGTATCGAGGGTACTCAGATGGCGCATTGCCTTGGTGCATACTGCCCGAACATCCTGTTCCCGTATGCGCGCGAATGCATCACCAGCCTGGTTTCTCGCGGTACTTTCCCGCAGCTCAACCTGGCGCCAGTCAACTTTGATGCGCTGTTCATGAATTATCTGCAACAGCAGCAGGGCGAAGGCGACGCACCACATCAGGATGCCTGA
- the fieF gene encoding CDF family cation-efflux transporter FieF (FieF, a metal efflux transporter, is a member of the CDF (cation diffusion facilitator) family of transporters.) has product MEHAYGKLVSRAAMAATVMATSLLLVKIFAWWHTGSVSMLAGLVDSLVDIAASLTNLLVVRYSLQPADEDHTFGHGKAESLAALAQSMFISGSALFLFLTGIQHLASPETLHAPLVGIIVTVIAMCSTLVLVTFQRWVVRRTRSQAVRADMLHYQSDVVMNGAILVALGLSSYGFARADALFALGIGVYILYSALRMGYEAVQSLLDRALPEEERQAIIDVIANWPGVRGAHDLRTRQSGPTRFIQLHLEMDDHLPLVQAHKVADQIEQALRSKFPGSDVIIHQDPCSVVPENQQGFFQF; this is encoded by the coding sequence ATGGAACACGCGTATGGAAAGTTAGTGAGTCGGGCAGCTATGGCTGCGACGGTGATGGCAACATCATTATTACTGGTGAAAATCTTTGCCTGGTGGCATACCGGCTCCGTCAGTATGTTGGCGGGATTGGTCGATTCCCTGGTGGATATCGCCGCGTCACTCACCAATTTGTTGGTAGTGCGTTATTCGCTGCAACCTGCTGATGAAGACCACACTTTCGGCCACGGTAAAGCGGAATCCCTCGCGGCGCTGGCGCAGAGCATGTTTATCTCTGGCTCGGCATTGTTCCTGTTCCTGACCGGTATCCAACATCTGGCCTCTCCAGAGACGTTACATGCTCCCTTGGTCGGTATCATCGTTACGGTCATCGCGATGTGCTCAACGCTGGTGCTGGTCACTTTTCAGCGTTGGGTGGTGCGACGTACCCGTAGCCAGGCCGTTCGAGCCGACATGCTGCATTATCAATCTGATGTCGTCATGAACGGTGCCATTCTGGTGGCGCTTGGTTTAAGCAGCTACGGTTTTGCGCGTGCGGATGCGTTATTTGCGCTGGGAATCGGCGTCTATATCCTTTATAGCGCGTTGCGCATGGGTTATGAGGCGGTGCAGTCGCTACTGGACCGCGCGTTGCCGGAAGAGGAGCGTCAGGCGATCATTGATGTGATTGCCAATTGGCCTGGTGTACGTGGTGCGCATGACTTACGCACCCGTCAGTCCGGCCCAACGCGTTTTATCCAGCTGCATCTGGAGATGGACGATCACCTGCCGCTGGTGCAGGCGCACAAGGTTGCCGATCAGATTGAGCAGGCGCTGCGCAGTAAGTTTCCCGGTTCAGATGTGATCATTCATCAGGACCCCTGCTCAGTAGTACCGGAAAATCAACAGGGCTTTTTCCAGTTTTAA
- the envC gene encoding murein hydrolase activator EnvC → MKGKAIVLPTRTCHSGPAHPLPSRWSALSLSLLCAGALLLPPIAHSDDDSKSQLKSIQQNIAAKEKSVQAQKQQRTTLLSQLESQEKVIAQASRQLRETRNSLSALNNDITQLNASISRLEKQQAQQEKLLAQQLDAAFRQGQHNGLQLLLGGEEAQRSERILAYFGYLNAARQKNIDDLKQTQQQLAEQRQALQDKQQQQKNLLAQQQTQQGKLESASAARKKTLTALESSLQKDQADLVQMRQNESRLQDKIAKAEREARERAEREAREAEKVRQRQAQAKAKGSSYQPTQSERELMARTGGLGRPGGQAVWPVRGRVEHRFGETMQGELRWKGLVIDAPEGTEVKAIADGRVLMADWLQGYGLVVVLEHGKGDMSLYGYNQSALVSVGAQVKAGQPIALVGTSGGRGTPSLYFEIRRQGQAVNPLPWLGR, encoded by the coding sequence ATGAAGGGAAAAGCGATTGTTTTACCAACAAGGACCTGTCACAGCGGCCCAGCACATCCGTTGCCATCACGCTGGTCCGCACTCTCCCTCAGCCTGCTCTGTGCGGGCGCTCTGTTATTGCCGCCCATCGCACACAGTGACGATGACAGCAAATCCCAGCTGAAATCCATTCAGCAGAATATCGCCGCCAAAGAGAAAAGTGTTCAGGCGCAAAAACAGCAGCGCACCACCCTGCTCAGTCAGCTGGAAAGTCAGGAAAAAGTCATTGCGCAGGCCAGTCGCCAGTTACGTGAAACCCGCAACAGTCTCAGCGCCCTGAACAACGACATTACCCAACTCAACGCCTCCATCTCCCGGCTGGAAAAACAGCAGGCTCAGCAAGAAAAATTGCTGGCACAGCAACTTGATGCGGCCTTCCGTCAGGGACAACACAACGGCTTACAGCTGTTGTTGGGTGGCGAGGAGGCGCAACGCAGTGAGCGCATTCTGGCCTATTTCGGCTACCTCAATGCGGCACGTCAGAAGAATATTGATGACCTGAAACAGACGCAGCAACAGCTGGCGGAACAGCGTCAGGCATTGCAGGACAAACAACAGCAGCAAAAAAATCTGCTCGCCCAGCAGCAAACGCAGCAGGGCAAACTCGAGTCCGCCAGTGCGGCACGTAAGAAAACCCTGACGGCACTGGAAAGTTCGCTGCAAAAAGACCAGGCTGACTTGGTGCAAATGCGCCAGAACGAAAGCCGCCTGCAAGACAAAATTGCTAAAGCGGAACGTGAAGCACGTGAACGCGCCGAGCGTGAAGCCCGCGAGGCCGAGAAAGTTCGTCAGCGTCAGGCGCAGGCAAAAGCGAAAGGCTCCAGCTATCAACCGACGCAGAGTGAGCGCGAGCTGATGGCACGTACTGGTGGTTTGGGCCGTCCTGGCGGTCAGGCTGTGTGGCCGGTACGCGGACGTGTAGAACATCGTTTCGGCGAAACCATGCAGGGTGAATTACGCTGGAAAGGTCTGGTGATTGATGCACCAGAAGGGACCGAAGTGAAAGCCATCGCCGATGGACGCGTACTGATGGCCGACTGGCTGCAAGGCTACGGCCTGGTTGTGGTGCTGGAACACGGTAAAGGCGATATGAGCCTTTACGGCTACAATCAAAGTGCGCTGGTGAGTGTCGGTGCCCAGGTGAAGGCAGGACAGCCTATTGCTCTGGTGGGCACCAGTGGCGGCCGCGGCACGCCCTCACTCTATTTTGAAATCCGGCGGCAAGGACAAGCCGTGAACCCACTGCCGTGGTTAGGAAGATAA
- a CDS encoding divergent polysaccharide deacetylase family protein, giving the protein MFQPHKLSAALCGLFLSLSAHAGKLSIVIDDFGYRPVEENKVLQMPAAISVAVLPNATYAREMATKAHQSGHEVLIHLPMAPLSKQPLEKDTLTPEMSSAEIERIIHDAVGKVPYAVGLNNHMGSKMTSSLPGMQKVMQVLNHYNFYFLDSMTIGNSQSVPAAQGTHVKVLKRRVFLDDSQNDAAIRQQFTRAVKLAQRDGYAIAIGHPHPNTVRVLQQMLPTLPADITLVRPSQLLNEPLHQGSTTPSAKPQPEPQPRFRAPGICKVGKPLAPVPQSRAVQILEESIANSYVAHQLSQLF; this is encoded by the coding sequence TTGTTTCAACCTCATAAACTTTCTGCCGCCTTGTGCGGCCTGTTTTTGTCACTTTCTGCCCATGCCGGCAAACTCTCCATCGTCATCGACGACTTTGGCTATCGACCGGTCGAAGAGAACAAAGTGTTGCAGATGCCAGCAGCCATCTCGGTTGCGGTGTTACCCAACGCCACTTATGCGCGCGAGATGGCGACAAAAGCCCATCAAAGCGGGCACGAGGTCCTTATCCATCTACCAATGGCCCCTCTCAGCAAGCAGCCATTGGAGAAAGATACGCTCACCCCTGAGATGTCCAGTGCAGAAATTGAACGCATCATTCACGATGCGGTTGGAAAAGTGCCCTATGCGGTTGGCCTTAACAACCACATGGGCAGCAAGATGACTTCCAGCCTGCCGGGAATGCAGAAAGTGATGCAGGTTCTGAATCACTACAATTTTTACTTCCTCGACAGCATGACCATCGGCAACAGCCAGTCTGTCCCGGCCGCACAAGGCACCCATGTGAAGGTCCTGAAACGACGGGTATTTCTTGACGACAGTCAGAATGATGCCGCCATTCGCCAGCAATTTACCCGCGCAGTCAAACTGGCTCAGCGTGATGGTTATGCCATTGCGATCGGGCACCCCCATCCCAATACGGTGCGGGTACTGCAACAAATGCTGCCGACATTACCTGCCGATATCACCCTGGTCAGACCCAGTCAGTTGCTGAATGAACCACTGCATCAAGGTTCCACAACGCCGTCAGCAAAACCGCAACCTGAGCCACAGCCGCGCTTCCGCGCACCTGGCATCTGTAAGGTCGGCAAACCATTGGCACCGGTGCCACAGAGTCGGGCCGTGCAGATACTGGAAGAAAGCATTGCAAACAGTTATGTTGCACATCAACTGAGCCAGCTTTTTTAA
- the cpxA gene encoding envelope stress sensor histidine kinase CpxA — protein sequence MIGSLTTRIFAIFWLTLALVLMLVLMVPKLDSRQMTSLLESEQRQGIMIEQHVEAELSQDPPNDLMWWRRLFRAIEKWAPPGQRLLLVTSEGRVIGAQHNEMQVIRNFIGQSDNADHPQKKKYGRVEMVGPFAVRDGEDNYQLYLIRPATSSQLDFVNLLFDRPLLLLIVTMLISSPLLLWLAWSLARPARKLKHAADEVASGNLRQHPELESGPQEFLAAGSSFNQMVSALERMMTAQQRLLSDISHELRTPLTRLQLATALLRRRHGEGKELERIETEAQRLDGMINDLLVLSRTQHKNALVSEAMKANQLWNGVLEDAKFEAEQMGKRMDVPYPPGPWPLYGNPHALESALENIVRNALRYSHTHISVSFSVDIEGITVHVDDDGPGVSPEDREQIFRPFYRTDEARDRESGGTGLGLAIVETAVQQHRGWVKADDSPLGGLRLTLWLPLYSARQ from the coding sequence ATGATTGGAAGTTTGACCACCCGCATCTTCGCCATCTTCTGGCTTACCCTGGCGCTGGTGTTGATGCTGGTTCTGATGGTGCCCAAACTCGACTCACGTCAGATGACGTCACTGCTGGAAAGTGAACAGCGGCAAGGCATCATGATTGAGCAGCACGTTGAAGCAGAGCTGTCTCAGGACCCGCCGAATGATTTGATGTGGTGGCGTCGGCTGTTTCGCGCCATTGAGAAATGGGCACCACCTGGCCAGCGACTGCTGCTGGTAACCAGTGAAGGGCGCGTGATTGGCGCCCAGCACAATGAAATGCAGGTTATCCGCAACTTTATTGGTCAGTCCGATAATGCGGATCATCCTCAGAAGAAAAAGTATGGCCGGGTGGAGATGGTGGGACCTTTTGCCGTGCGTGATGGCGAAGACAACTACCAGCTGTACCTGATCCGCCCCGCTACCAGTTCTCAACTCGATTTCGTCAATCTGCTGTTTGACCGCCCATTGTTGTTGCTGATCGTCACCATGCTGATCAGCTCACCGTTGTTATTGTGGCTGGCATGGAGCCTGGCGCGTCCTGCGCGTAAACTTAAGCATGCTGCTGATGAAGTCGCGAGCGGAAATTTGCGGCAACATCCGGAACTGGAATCGGGTCCTCAGGAATTTCTCGCCGCCGGTTCGAGTTTCAACCAGATGGTGAGCGCACTCGAACGCATGATGACAGCCCAGCAACGCCTACTGTCAGATATCAGCCATGAGTTACGTACCCCACTCACCCGTTTGCAGTTAGCCACTGCGCTTTTGCGCCGCCGTCACGGCGAGGGCAAAGAACTGGAGCGTATTGAAACCGAAGCGCAGCGCCTTGATGGCATGATTAACGACCTGCTGGTGCTGTCGCGTACCCAGCATAAAAACGCGTTGGTCAGCGAAGCGATGAAAGCGAATCAGCTGTGGAATGGCGTACTGGAAGATGCCAAATTCGAAGCGGAGCAGATGGGCAAACGGATGGATGTACCTTATCCGCCCGGTCCCTGGCCGTTGTACGGCAACCCACATGCGCTGGAGAGTGCGCTGGAAAATATTGTGCGCAATGCGCTGCGTTATTCGCATACCCACATCAGCGTCAGTTTTTCGGTGGATATTGAGGGCATCACCGTGCATGTTGATGATGATGGCCCCGGTGTCAGCCCGGAAGATCGTGAGCAAATCTTCCGGCCGTTCTACCGTACCGATGAGGCGCGCGATCGCGAGTCCGGCGGTACCGGTCTCGGTCTGGCGATTGTCGAAACAGCCGTGCAGCAACATCGTGGTTGGGTGAAAGCCGATGACAGCCCGCTCGGTGGTTTGCGTCTGACACTCTGGTTGCCGCTGTACTCCGCCCGGCAATAA
- a CDS encoding glycosyltransferase family 9 protein — protein sequence MRKLWKIKALDKAIRLYMLIKGNPLQTPPDLANIDARHIVIFSTTALGDFLFNSPAIRAIRKRYPEALITLVAHQKFTEFLQDGDDWDNLVFWNNKAITLPGLLNALKKYPKPDLTLLLHSHEPYDYIAALLAGSKCIIKDNYLDNFIYRDKWLSEYTIGFCGHIIERKLSLVQSLGCDISNIEMKMPFAIQEKEANTTPIIGFQLGASTPERCWSPEKFATVAVALLNKYQDLQIILTGGPGDRSRADSFLQHLPEKYHLQVSNKVGNTSLPELAQLLNSMDVLLTGDTGPLHIAVTIKTPTVGLFCTANPYATGPLQNPELHDVIYISPKKSHLKNAHIMDIIEPGIVIEKLINRISLKENHR from the coding sequence ATGCGTAAATTGTGGAAGATCAAAGCACTGGACAAAGCAATACGCTTGTATATGCTAATAAAAGGAAATCCGCTACAAACACCGCCCGATCTTGCGAATATCGATGCGCGCCACATCGTTATTTTTTCCACCACGGCATTAGGTGATTTCTTATTTAACTCCCCCGCTATCAGAGCAATCAGAAAACGGTACCCTGAAGCGCTGATCACGTTAGTCGCCCACCAAAAATTCACAGAATTCTTACAAGATGGCGATGATTGGGACAACCTTGTTTTTTGGAACAATAAAGCCATTACTTTACCTGGTTTACTTAACGCGTTAAAAAAATATCCTAAGCCTGACCTCACTTTATTATTACATTCCCATGAGCCTTATGATTACATTGCCGCATTGCTGGCTGGCTCTAAATGCATAATTAAAGATAATTACCTGGATAATTTTATCTATCGTGATAAATGGCTGTCAGAATATACCATCGGCTTCTGCGGACATATTATCGAACGTAAACTGTCGCTGGTTCAGTCCCTCGGATGCGATATTTCAAATATCGAAATGAAGATGCCGTTTGCTATTCAGGAGAAAGAGGCAAACACCACACCGATCATTGGCTTTCAACTCGGTGCCTCCACGCCGGAACGTTGTTGGTCACCAGAAAAATTCGCTACCGTGGCCGTTGCACTGCTGAATAAATATCAGGATTTGCAAATTATTCTTACTGGTGGCCCGGGTGACAGATCGCGGGCAGATTCGTTTCTGCAACACTTGCCAGAAAAATATCACCTGCAAGTCAGCAACAAGGTTGGCAATACCAGCTTACCTGAACTCGCTCAGTTGTTGAACTCAATGGACGTATTGCTCACTGGTGATACCGGGCCTTTGCACATTGCTGTTACCATCAAAACCCCGACCGTGGGACTATTCTGTACGGCCAATCCTTATGCCACAGGCCCCTTGCAGAACCCCGAATTACATGACGTCATTTATATCAGCCCTAAAAAGAGCCATCTGAAAAACGCGCATATCATGGATATTATTGAACCAGGGATTGTGATTGAAAAACTCATCAATCGCATTAGCCTGAAAGAAAATCACAGATAA
- the grxC gene encoding glutaredoxin 3, which yields MANVEIYTKATCPYCHRAKALLNQKGVTFQELPIDGDAVKREEMIQRSGRTTVPQIFIDAQHIGGCDDLFALDGRQGLDPLLQA from the coding sequence ATGGCTAATGTTGAGATTTACACCAAAGCGACCTGCCCCTATTGCCACCGGGCAAAGGCGTTGCTGAATCAGAAAGGTGTGACGTTTCAGGAGCTTCCTATCGATGGGGATGCCGTGAAACGTGAAGAGATGATTCAACGCAGCGGCAGAACGACGGTGCCACAGATATTTATCGATGCGCAGCACATTGGCGGCTGCGATGATCTCTTTGCGCTGGACGGGCGCCAGGGGCTTGACCCCTTATTACAGGCATAA
- a CDS encoding rhodanese-like domain-containing protein, protein MQEIMQFASNHPILSLAWVVLLVLVIVTTVKGMFSKVKTISRGEATRLINKEDAVVVDVRSRDDYRKGHISGALNVAAADIKKGSFGELEKHKSQPIIVVCATGQSAGEPAAQLSAAGFTQVSVLKDGVSGWSGENLPLVRGK, encoded by the coding sequence ATGCAAGAAATTATGCAGTTTGCAAGCAATCACCCCATCCTCAGTCTGGCATGGGTTGTCTTACTCGTTCTGGTGATTGTAACCACCGTTAAAGGTATGTTCTCGAAGGTAAAAACAATCAGCCGTGGTGAAGCGACCCGTCTGATTAATAAAGAGGACGCGGTGGTGGTAGATGTTCGTTCGCGCGACGACTACCGCAAAGGACACATTTCTGGGGCGCTGAATGTAGCGGCGGCAGACATCAAAAAAGGCAGCTTTGGCGAGCTGGAAAAGCATAAGTCTCAGCCCATAATTGTGGTATGTGCCACGGGCCAGAGTGCTGGCGAACCGGCAGCACAGCTGAGCGCAGCTGGCTTCACGCAGGTGTCTGTTCTTAAAGACGGCGTGAGCGGCTGGAGCGGTGAAAACCTGCCGCTGGTACGCGGTAAATAA